The following DNA comes from Cryptosporangium minutisporangium.
CACGGACTCGTGGTACGGAATGCGTAGCGGACGGTCGTTGGCCCAGTCGAAGAATGGGTTGATCACCACCGACCGCATGGCTTTGGGCGCGGAGTCACTCGCGTTGAACGACGTCGGGTCGCCGAAGTCGTAGGAGAAGAGTTCCTGGCCCCACTCGTACTCCCCGTCGATCGCCTTGGCGTACGGGTCGAGCAGCAGCTTGTTCGGGTTGCACCGAGCACCGGCCGCCGGGTCGTACGGCCCGTGCACCCGGTAGCCGTAGCGCTGGCCGGGCACGACCCTCGGGAGGTAGCCGTGCCAGACCAGCGCTTCCCGCTCCGGAAGATCGATCCGGGTCTCCTTGCCGGACTCGTCGAACAGGCACAGTTCGACCCGCTCCGCGACCTCGGAGAACACCGCGAAGTTCGTGCCGCCGCCGTCGTAGGAGGCACCGAGCGGATAAGGAGAGCCCGGCCACATCGTCATCGTGCTCCTACTCGTCTCAAGAAGCGCGTGGACCGCGCCTGGGAACGGCTTCCCCACGAGACGCGCGTCAAACGACGCAGCGGGACACTTGGAAGGCCGACCCTGCCGATCCGGCGCGCGGCACACACCGACCGGAGGAAGAGGTGAGTCCGGCTAGCAGTCGTGCTCGAGCGCGAGGAGCGCGAGCCGAACGACGTCGAGCGAGACCGCTTGCCCGACCACTCGCCGTACTCGGTCCGGCTCCTTCGCCGCAGCGCGGTAGTCGCCGTGCCAATAGTCACCGCACGCCTTCTCGACGAGTGGCACCGCCGCTGCGACCTCAGCTTCGAGGCCGGGATCCTCCTGAGCGGGAAGCGGACGATCCGTGCCATAGATCGCCATCCGGATAGCGCTTCCCATCTGCTCGTCGCCCATCAGCACCCCCAGGCCGAGTCCATCCCCTCGCTCCACGCTAGGGAGCCACCGCGCCGGAGGCCTCTGACGCCGGTCGTCGGACACCCGCCGAGTTGGTGGCAGGACCCTGCCGTACTGCCGCCGAACCTCCCGATCCGGCCGGTGCTTAGGCTGTGCTTTTGTTTCGCCGGTCGAAAGCAGTCCGTCCGCGCCGTTCGGAAGGGATCGACACCGGCCGTGGGGGTTCAGGTCGCGGTGCTCGACCCGCTGCCGATGTTCCGGCGGGGGGCCGAGGCGCTGCTGTCTGCCGCCGGCTACGTCGTGGAGACGCCGGACGACGCGTTGGCGTGGGCCCGGCGCGTGCAGCGCGGCGTCGTGCTACTCACGCTCGACGGTGAGGACGCGTGGCGCCTCCTCGGCGAGGTGACTCGGCTCCACCCCATCCGATCGGTCATTGCGGTGGTCGATGGTGGTGCTGTGCAACTCGCTCTGCGTGCGGTGCACACCGGCGCTCAGTCCGTCGTGCCTCGGCAGCTGACCGCCGAGGCGTTGACCCGCGCCGTGGACGCGGCCGTCGCGGGACAGTCCGTGCTGCCCGCCGAGGTTCTGGCCGCATTACGGGAGAGTGCCGCGCCGCGTACGTCAACAGGATCGCCGCTCAGCCGCGAGCAGGTGTCGTGGCTGAGCGAACTCGCTGACGGCACGACCGTCGCTCGCCTGGCCCGACGGGTGGGCTACTCGGAGCGAGCGATGTTCCGTCACTTGCGCGACACCTACCAGCAGCTGGGCGTCCGCGACCGGACGCAGGCAATCCTCCGCGCGCAGGAGCAGGGCTGGTTCGCCGATCCGGACTGACCATAGCCGGATCAGAACGCGGCAGCACCGCCGTTGATCGCGTCCAGCACCGGGGAGTACCTTTCCGGCTTCGCCGAGATCTGGGCGAGCCGCGTGACGAGGACACTCAGCCGCGCGTTGGTTCCCGGCGTCGGAACAGCGTTCTCGCCGCGCACTCGCCAGAACATCTCGGCCGCCTCGGCGAGCGCGGCGGGGTCACCGCCACGGCACCGCGCTAGAGCCGCGTAGTCCCACGCGGCGAGGTCCTCGGGGTCCCGCACGAGTTGCGCACCGGCTTCCTTGGAGAGCGTCTCGAACAGCTCGTCCGCCCGCGTCGCTTCGTCGTTCTCGCGCGCGAGAATCGCCTGCAAGGCGAGGACGAGAAACGCGCGGCCCGGCACTCGCAGCCGCCCGGCGCGCGTGATCTCCTGGTTGGCGGCGTCGGGTCGATCCAGATAGAGGTAGGCAAGGCACAATGTCGTACGCGCCTGCAGCGCGACCACCGGATCGCCGAGGGACCGCACCCAGTCGATCGCACGCGTCGCGTAGTCAACAGCCTTCGCTATCCTTTCGACGTCCTTCGTCGTCGCCAGGATCAGATCGGCGCGCGCATCCCAGCACTGCGCGCGCGAGGACCGGTCCGCCTGGTCGAGCGCGTAGCCCTCAGCCCGGCCGAGGTAGCTCCAGGCGGCATCGATCTCACCGAGTTCCGCCTTCCAACGGGCCGCCCGCACGGCGATGCCCACCGCTTCCGGCGGACCGGGCCAGCCCGCTTCTCGGAGGGCGCCGGCGACGGCCAGTGCCTGCTCCGCGAGGTCCACGGCCGCGCCGTACCGTCCCCACCGCCGCTCGCAGGCGGCCAGGCCGGACAGGACGGCCATCTCGCACCGGCGATCGCCGTTCTCTCGAGCGAGCAAAAGGGCCTGCTGGTACGTCTCCCAGGCGCGCTTCGTCTGCCCTTCGTCCCAGTCCATCGCCGCCTGGTTGCCGAGGATCGTTCCCTGGAACTGCCGGTACTTGGGCTCGCTGTGCCGGAGCGCGGCCGCGTACGCCGGCCGCGCGCTGTCGAAGTCACCACGGGAACCGTGGATGTCGGCGAGCGCCAGGTGGTTGGACATTTCGTGGAAGTCGTCCAGGTGCTCGACGAGCGCCAGCCGCTGGGCGAGCAGCAACTCGCGGTGGTTCCAGCCCTGCAGGTAGACCTCGTCGAGGGCGTCGACCAGGTTCTTCGCCTCCGCGAACTGTCCCAGGCGGAGGAGCAGCGAGAGTTCGGCGAAATGGATCTGGAGTCCGGGTACGTCGGTGGGGATGGTCCGGGTGCGTCGCGCCAGGAGGACCAGGGCGGCGCGCGCGAGGTAATCGTGCAAGGAGCGCTCGCCGAACGGGAAGTCGTCCTGTGGACGGTCCCGCAGGTAATCCAGGATGTTCGCTGCGTCAGCGGGGGCCAGGTGGTATCGCCCGTCGACGTGGCGGACCACGCGGTGCTTCGTCAAGTAGTTGAGTGTTTCGCGCGTCGATCGGGCCGGCCGATCGACCAGCTTCTGCACGTCCTCGATCGGCACCGGCGTGCCGAGCGCAGCGAGTGCGCACAGCACTTGTCGACGTACGACACGGGAGGGAGTCACCAGGTCTTCGATGAGCGTCCGATCGATCTCCTTGGTCGACAGCCCGGACAGGCGCTGCGCGACGTTGTCGGGCCAGAAGTCGATCTCGGTGTCGGCGAGGACCAGCTGCAGCAGCGCAGTGCGACGCGGGTTGCCGCCGAGCAGAGAATGCACGGCCCGTAGCGCGGACGGCTCCAGCTCCCGGAGACCATCACCGCCCGGGGCGAGGTGTGCGACGTACTCCTCGAAGTCGGTCAAGTCGAGGCCGGCGACCTCGACACGTGCAGCCTCGCCCAGCCAGGGGGCGTCCGAGAGCGACAACAGCTCCGGCGGCCCGACTAGCAGAACCTTCACGCGTTTCGGTGTTCGATTCTCGATCACTTCGAGTGCCGCGTTCAGGCTCACGTCGATCGTGCCACCGTCAATCAGGTGCTCGGCGGCGTCGAGAACGACGACCACGCGGGTGTCGCCTAGCGACTCGATCGCCGCCGCCAACCAGGGCAGCGGTGGCCAGTTGACCCGCGGCACGCCGGCCGTGGGGTTCTCCACGATCGCGTCGATGAGCGTCTTGATGTCCGGATGACGCCACGGGCTTGCCTCGTGCGTGACGACATGGACAGCCGCACTGCTCTCCGGCCGGAAGTTCGTGAGGACCTCATCGACGATGCGTGACTTCCCTATCCCCGCTTCTCCGGTGACGAGGATGACGCCGGCACGTTCCTCGTCCCGGAGCGCCTCGGTGAGGAGCCGGCATTCGTCGTCCCGGCCGATCAGCTCGCCCTGAGCGTCGGCCGCCACGCGGTACCGCACCGATGCAGGACCGGAGCGCGGAAGGAGCTCGCGGGTGAGCGCCGCGGCGAGCCGCGCGCACCATCGCTGTCCACGCGCGCCGGTCGAGTCGTACGTTGAGTGGAGCAACGCCTGCGCGAGCAGGGAGACGCGCCACTGGCGATCCCAGTACTTGCCGAGACCGTCTCTCGTGTACGGCCCGCTCAGCGCATCGACGAGGTCGACGACGACTGGCGGCAGAAGCCTGATCTCCGGTCCGGCCCGGCGTAGCAGTTGGCCGATCAGCGCGTCGCCCGCCGCTTCGCTCATCGACCGCACGTCCTCGACCAGGAGTGAGATCAGCAGCGTCGCCGGGTCGCGACTCAACGGCGCATCCGGTGCGAAACTCGCCAGGTCGATCAGCTGGAAGCCACTGGGGTCGGGCATGCCGTCCGGTCGGGCGGGCACGAGCACATTCCCTCCGTGCAGATCTCCGTGCGCGTACCCCACCACGTCATGATCCTTGCGCTCCGACATGGTCGATCGCAGCGCGTGCGCGAGCGTCAGCAGAGAGGGGCGCTCCTCCGGCGCCATCCTGGACGCGAGCCCTTCGACGCGCCCTGCCCACCTGTCCGACGGCACCTCGGTGTCGTCGTTGGCCGACAGTTCGACGCGCAGCAGCTCGATCGTTCCGCGAGGCTCGCCGACTTGCGGACGGCGCGGCCCCCCGTTCCACCGTTCCCAGAGGCCGGCCCGGACCTCCGCTGCTGCCGCCGCCCAGGTCGTCCGCGGCAATCCAGCGAGCGGCCGCATGTCGGTCGGGTTGGTGCCGGCCAGTGCCTGAAGCAGGAAGGAGCCGTCTCCGCACCGGATCCGGTCCAACGGCCGGACCAGGTGCTCTCGGAAGGTGCTTGCAGCATCTAGCCACGCCTGGTGGTGCCGCTGGCTCTCCCGCTGCGTGCGGGACGCTGGGCACCACTTGACAATGCACAAGCGCGGATTCTCCGCCAGGGTATCGATCTCCCGGAGGATCACCGCGGCGAGAATGGCCCTGCTGTACCCCTTCCCCTGCCACGACTCGTCGCACTTCGCCGAGAGGCTGCGCGCCTCCAAGGCCTCCCGCAGCACCGTGGCACGCGCAGCGCCGAACACCCGAACCAACCCGTCCGACGCAGTCATGACGACGCCGGCTTCTGCCGCAGAACCGCCTCCAGCTCCCTCATGATCGACCCGAAGTCCTCGCGGTCCGACTCCCGGTGCCGCAGGAAGAACAGGTTCGGCACCCG
Coding sequences within:
- a CDS encoding response regulator transcription factor, with amino-acid sequence MGVQVAVLDPLPMFRRGAEALLSAAGYVVETPDDALAWARRVQRGVVLLTLDGEDAWRLLGEVTRLHPIRSVIAVVDGGAVQLALRAVHTGAQSVVPRQLTAEALTRAVDAAVAGQSVLPAEVLAALRESAAPRTSTGSPLSREQVSWLSELADGTTVARLARRVGYSERAMFRHLRDTYQQLGVRDRTQAILRAQEQGWFADPD
- a CDS encoding AAA family ATPase; translation: MTASDGLVRVFGAARATVLREALEARSLSAKCDESWQGKGYSRAILAAVILREIDTLAENPRLCIVKWCPASRTQRESQRHHQAWLDAASTFREHLVRPLDRIRCGDGSFLLQALAGTNPTDMRPLAGLPRTTWAAAAAEVRAGLWERWNGGPRRPQVGEPRGTIELLRVELSANDDTEVPSDRWAGRVEGLASRMAPEERPSLLTLAHALRSTMSERKDHDVVGYAHGDLHGGNVLVPARPDGMPDPSGFQLIDLASFAPDAPLSRDPATLLISLLVEDVRSMSEAAGDALIGQLLRRAGPEIRLLPPVVVDLVDALSGPYTRDGLGKYWDRQWRVSLLAQALLHSTYDSTGARGQRWCARLAAALTRELLPRSGPASVRYRVAADAQGELIGRDDECRLLTEALRDEERAGVILVTGEAGIGKSRIVDEVLTNFRPESSAAVHVVTHEASPWRHPDIKTLIDAIVENPTAGVPRVNWPPLPWLAAAIESLGDTRVVVVLDAAEHLIDGGTIDVSLNAALEVIENRTPKRVKVLLVGPPELLSLSDAPWLGEAARVEVAGLDLTDFEEYVAHLAPGGDGLRELEPSALRAVHSLLGGNPRRTALLQLVLADTEIDFWPDNVAQRLSGLSTKEIDRTLIEDLVTPSRVVRRQVLCALAALGTPVPIEDVQKLVDRPARSTRETLNYLTKHRVVRHVDGRYHLAPADAANILDYLRDRPQDDFPFGERSLHDYLARAALVLLARRTRTIPTDVPGLQIHFAELSLLLRLGQFAEAKNLVDALDEVYLQGWNHRELLLAQRLALVEHLDDFHEMSNHLALADIHGSRGDFDSARPAYAAALRHSEPKYRQFQGTILGNQAAMDWDEGQTKRAWETYQQALLLARENGDRRCEMAVLSGLAACERRWGRYGAAVDLAEQALAVAGALREAGWPGPPEAVGIAVRAARWKAELGEIDAAWSYLGRAEGYALDQADRSSRAQCWDARADLILATTKDVERIAKAVDYATRAIDWVRSLGDPVVALQARTTLCLAYLYLDRPDAANQEITRAGRLRVPGRAFLVLALQAILARENDEATRADELFETLSKEAGAQLVRDPEDLAAWDYAALARCRGGDPAALAEAAEMFWRVRGENAVPTPGTNARLSVLVTRLAQISAKPERYSPVLDAINGGAAAF